The Verrucomicrobium spinosum DSM 4136 = JCM 18804 genome includes a region encoding these proteins:
- a CDS encoding outer membrane protein OmpK, producing MKSRPCSPVRKITSLAIASLMGLAASTLAGEPVLSSEKAATTPVQAPGSDKFINFSSTSLWYLYGFNWDQPFASSHERDLITLEHFQDNAWGDLFFFTDFTNLTTEGRGHPETGFDLYGEVNPRLSLGKLTGKSYRFGPVKDIYFYSGMLEFGTSDSLANINRTFGTHLDKTQLRQLHGMALELDLPGFAYSSINFFWRDDFDISGSTWQITYVWGIPFRLAGCDFMFRGFADYNGAEGELAESFHTSPQLMMDLGAKVFGKKSKLWIGTEVDIWVNEYGVRGQHDVVPQAVLEFEF from the coding sequence TTGAAGTCGCGTCCTTGCTCCCCTGTCCGCAAGATCACCTCGCTCGCCATTGCCAGCCTTATGGGATTGGCTGCCAGCACCCTCGCCGGTGAGCCAGTGCTGTCCTCTGAAAAGGCTGCCACCACCCCAGTTCAGGCACCCGGTTCGGACAAGTTCATCAACTTCTCCAGCACCAGCCTTTGGTACCTGTATGGCTTCAACTGGGACCAGCCCTTCGCATCCAGTCATGAACGGGACTTGATCACCCTGGAACACTTTCAGGACAACGCCTGGGGGGATCTTTTCTTCTTCACAGACTTCACCAACCTCACGACAGAAGGTCGCGGGCACCCGGAAACAGGGTTTGACCTCTACGGCGAGGTCAACCCACGCCTCAGCCTGGGGAAGCTGACTGGCAAGTCCTACCGTTTCGGTCCGGTGAAAGACATCTACTTTTATTCGGGCATGTTGGAGTTTGGCACCTCCGACTCCCTGGCCAACATCAACCGGACCTTCGGCACACACCTTGATAAAACCCAGCTCCGTCAGCTGCACGGCATGGCGCTGGAGCTCGACCTTCCGGGATTCGCCTACTCCAGCATCAACTTCTTCTGGCGGGATGACTTCGACATCAGCGGGAGCACCTGGCAGATCACCTATGTATGGGGCATCCCCTTCCGTCTGGCGGGCTGCGACTTCATGTTCAGAGGCTTTGCCGACTACAACGGGGCGGAAGGTGAACTGGCAGAATCCTTTCACACCAGCCCCCAGCTCATGATGGACCTGGGGGCCAAAGTGTTTGGCAAGAAGTCCAAACTCTGGATCGGCACCGAGGTGGACATCTGGGTCAATGAGTATGGCGTGAGAGGGCAGCACGATGTGGTGCCGCAGGCCGTGCTGGAGTTCGAGTTCTAA
- the rpsN gene encoding 30S ribosomal protein S14, whose amino-acid sequence MAKTSWIERNKRKQKTVEKYAKLREELKAKGDYVGLSMLPRDASPTRLVNRCRVSGRRRAFIRRFEMSRLTFREMASAGLIPGVTKSSW is encoded by the coding sequence ATGGCTAAAACGAGCTGGATCGAACGCAACAAGCGCAAACAGAAGACGGTTGAGAAGTACGCGAAACTCCGCGAAGAACTCAAGGCTAAGGGTGACTACGTGGGTCTCTCCATGCTTCCCCGCGATGCCAGCCCGACTCGCCTCGTCAACCGCTGCCGTGTGTCCGGTCGTCGCCGTGCGTTCATTCGCCGCTTTGAGATGTCCCGTCTGACCTTCCGTGAAATGGCTTCCGCAGGGCTCATTCCCGGTGTGACCAAATCCAGCTGGTAA
- a CDS encoding FmdB family zinc ribbon protein, with the protein MPTYHYIAIKPEDGCPRCSKGFDLRRPISRPALTECPLCKTPVRKVITSVNTPRVSKPMSVSDAKSAGFTILEKRCDGSYEKL; encoded by the coding sequence ATGCCGACCTACCACTACATCGCCATCAAACCTGAAGACGGGTGCCCCCGATGCAGCAAGGGGTTTGATTTGCGACGTCCCATCAGCCGACCTGCTCTCACGGAGTGCCCGCTGTGCAAGACGCCGGTGAGGAAGGTCATCACGTCCGTGAACACCCCCCGGGTATCCAAGCCGATGTCTGTTTCCGACGCCAAAAGTGCAGGATTTACCATCCTGGAGAAGCGTTGTGATGGATCTTACGAAAAACTTTGA
- a CDS encoding class II fumarate hydratase yields MSTRIEKDSMGEMPVPAEALYGASTQRAVLNFPVSGRPVPYPVVHAYGLIKWAAAKVHADLGILAADKAALIEQAALEVAAGDLDSHFVLDIYQTGSGTSTNMNANEVISNRICQIAGKPIGAKDPVHPNDHVNMGQSSNDTFPTAIHVAVAQELLNKLVPSLQKLQASLEAKSKEFWDVLKIGRTHLMDATPVRLGQEFKGFARQVDLAVDRSHKAINAILELPLGGTAVGTGLNCHPDFPAKAIALLAEKTGIAFREAKDHFEAQSAKDALVEASGQLKTIATSLFKIANDVRWLGSGPQCGIGEVSLPATQPGSSIMPGKVNPVMSESLMQVCARVVGNDTTVTWCAANGNFELNVMMPALAAALLESIELLSNAAGIFRERCVDGIEAKRERCNELIEYSLAMVTGLNSKIGYDKASEIAKLSAKTGTPVRKLCLERLSELGITEEELTEALDPARMTAPDAGMVGAGGG; encoded by the coding sequence ATGAGCACCCGCATTGAAAAAGACAGCATGGGCGAAATGCCCGTGCCCGCTGAAGCGCTCTACGGTGCCTCCACCCAGCGCGCCGTTCTCAACTTTCCCGTGAGTGGCCGGCCGGTCCCGTACCCGGTGGTGCACGCCTATGGGCTCATCAAGTGGGCCGCCGCCAAGGTGCACGCCGACCTCGGCATCCTCGCCGCTGACAAGGCCGCTTTGATCGAACAAGCCGCCTTGGAAGTCGCGGCTGGAGATCTGGACTCCCATTTCGTGCTGGATATTTACCAGACAGGCTCCGGCACGAGCACCAACATGAACGCCAATGAGGTCATCTCCAACCGGATCTGCCAGATCGCTGGCAAGCCGATTGGCGCCAAAGACCCCGTTCATCCGAATGACCACGTGAACATGGGGCAGTCGTCCAACGACACCTTCCCCACCGCCATCCACGTCGCCGTCGCCCAGGAGTTGCTCAACAAGCTTGTCCCCTCTCTTCAGAAGCTACAGGCTTCCCTCGAAGCCAAGAGCAAGGAGTTTTGGGATGTGCTTAAGATCGGTCGCACCCATCTTATGGACGCGACCCCGGTTCGTCTCGGGCAGGAATTCAAAGGGTTCGCCCGTCAGGTAGATCTCGCCGTGGATCGCTCCCACAAGGCCATCAACGCCATTCTCGAGCTTCCGCTCGGCGGCACCGCAGTGGGCACGGGTCTGAACTGTCACCCTGATTTCCCTGCCAAAGCAATCGCGCTCCTTGCGGAGAAGACCGGCATCGCCTTCCGCGAGGCCAAAGACCACTTCGAAGCCCAGTCCGCCAAGGACGCCCTCGTCGAGGCCAGCGGCCAGCTCAAGACCATCGCCACCAGCCTGTTCAAGATCGCCAATGACGTGCGCTGGCTCGGCAGCGGACCGCAGTGCGGCATCGGAGAAGTCTCGCTGCCCGCCACCCAGCCCGGCAGCAGCATCATGCCCGGCAAGGTGAACCCGGTCATGTCCGAGAGCCTCATGCAGGTCTGCGCCCGCGTAGTCGGAAATGACACCACGGTCACTTGGTGCGCGGCCAACGGCAACTTCGAGCTCAACGTGATGATGCCAGCACTGGCAGCCGCGCTGCTCGAAAGCATCGAACTGCTGTCCAACGCTGCCGGCATCTTCCGCGAGCGCTGTGTGGACGGCATCGAAGCCAAGCGTGAACGTTGCAATGAGTTGATTGAGTACAGCCTCGCCATGGTGACCGGATTGAACTCCAAGATCGGCTATGACAAGGCATCCGAGATCGCCAAACTCTCCGCCAAGACTGGCACGCCAGTGCGGAAGCTCTGCCTCGAACGCCTCTCTGAGCTGGGGATCACGGAAGAGGAACTGACCGAAGCCCTGGATCCTGCCCGCATGACCGCACCGGATGCTGGCATGGTGGGAGCTGGCGGCGGCTAG
- a CDS encoding 8-oxoguanine deaminase, which translates to MPTLLVRNAEVLVTMDGQRRELRNAGLYALDGIIQQVGPSASLPATADEILDLSGQIVLPGFVNTHHHLNQTLTRCLPAAQDNNLFPWLQAQYRIWAGTTEAASRTSTLVGLAELALSGCTTVFDHTYLYQSGNNVDCQIDAARQLGVRFHASRGSMSLGQSQGGLPPDDCVEDETFILADSERVIRTHHDPKVGSMTQVVLAPCSPFSVSTGLLRDSAALARQHGVKLHTHLCETLDEERYTLQHSAMRPVEWMETLGWLGDDVWFAHAVHVNDAEIQRFAQSGVGTAHCPCSNMRLASGIAPIKKYLSAGVKVGLGVDGSASNDASNMLLEVRQTMLLARLALGLRPADLPPPTPENWMTAREALELATLGGAKVLGRHDIGSLEPGKCADFFTLDLHTLNYAGALHDPVAAIVFCAPQGVRHTIVHGRPVVKDGLVVTVDMPQVIEEHNRHALRLASAV; encoded by the coding sequence ATGCCCACGCTCCTGGTCCGGAATGCCGAAGTGCTCGTCACGATGGACGGGCAGCGTCGTGAACTGAGGAATGCAGGCCTCTATGCGCTGGATGGCATTATCCAGCAGGTGGGGCCCAGCGCCTCATTGCCTGCAACAGCGGACGAGATTTTGGATTTAAGCGGACAGATCGTGCTGCCGGGATTCGTCAACACGCACCATCACCTCAACCAGACCCTGACCCGCTGCCTGCCCGCCGCACAGGACAACAATCTCTTCCCCTGGCTCCAAGCCCAGTATCGAATCTGGGCGGGAACCACAGAGGCGGCCTCCCGCACCAGCACGTTGGTGGGTCTGGCGGAACTGGCCCTGTCCGGCTGCACCACGGTGTTTGACCACACCTACCTCTACCAGAGCGGCAACAACGTGGATTGTCAGATTGACGCAGCCCGCCAGCTGGGGGTTCGCTTCCACGCCAGCCGCGGTTCCATGTCCCTCGGCCAGTCTCAAGGCGGGCTGCCACCGGATGACTGCGTGGAGGATGAAACCTTCATCTTGGCGGACAGTGAACGCGTCATCCGCACCCATCATGATCCCAAGGTTGGCTCCATGACCCAGGTGGTCTTGGCCCCCTGTTCTCCTTTTTCCGTGAGCACGGGACTGCTAAGAGACTCGGCCGCGCTGGCCCGCCAGCACGGCGTGAAACTGCACACACACCTCTGCGAGACCTTGGATGAGGAACGCTACACCCTCCAGCACTCCGCCATGCGCCCGGTGGAGTGGATGGAGACGCTGGGCTGGCTGGGGGATGACGTGTGGTTTGCCCATGCAGTCCATGTCAATGATGCAGAGATCCAGCGCTTCGCACAGAGCGGGGTCGGCACCGCCCACTGCCCCTGCTCCAACATGCGGCTGGCCTCCGGCATTGCCCCCATCAAGAAGTACCTGTCCGCTGGTGTGAAGGTGGGACTGGGCGTGGATGGATCCGCCAGCAACGATGCCTCCAACATGCTGCTGGAGGTCCGCCAAACCATGCTGCTCGCCCGGCTCGCTCTGGGACTGCGTCCCGCCGATCTCCCACCACCGACTCCAGAAAACTGGATGACCGCTCGAGAGGCATTGGAACTGGCCACGCTGGGAGGTGCAAAGGTGCTCGGTCGTCACGACATCGGTTCCCTCGAACCAGGGAAATGTGCCGACTTTTTCACTCTGGACCTGCACACCCTGAACTACGCAGGAGCGCTGCATGATCCGGTGGCAGCCATCGTGTTTTGCGCTCCCCAGGGCGTGCGGCACACCATTGTGCATGGACGCCCGGTGGTGAAAGACGGTCTGGTCGTGACCGTGGACATGCCGCAGGTGATCGAGGAGCACAACCGGCATGCCCTAAGGCTGGCAAGCGCGGTTTAG
- a CDS encoding response regulator transcription factor, with protein sequence MKISSAKVCVVDPDVSGRFRILEWLDEAGYQAETYSSGRGFLSGCHAASPVCVILEVDLPDMTGIELQRHLKERGRSDQLVFVTAKQGVEACVAAMKLGAVDYFSKPAPREPLMDAVSLALKRSANLATKRAIQKEAHTRVSSLTQRQMEVLELLIRGMSNRSVAQALGATEATIKIHRRRIMEKMTAESLPELVAMAREAGIKVPWQMTFRSELVTGMSLRSAD encoded by the coding sequence ATGAAAATCTCTAGCGCAAAGGTATGCGTGGTCGATCCGGACGTTTCTGGAAGGTTCCGGATACTGGAATGGCTGGATGAAGCTGGTTATCAAGCGGAAACGTATTCCAGCGGCAGGGGGTTCCTGTCTGGATGTCACGCGGCGAGTCCTGTGTGTGTGATCCTTGAAGTGGATCTCCCGGACATGACCGGCATCGAATTGCAGCGACATCTCAAGGAACGGGGGCGCAGCGATCAGTTGGTGTTTGTAACAGCGAAGCAAGGTGTTGAGGCCTGTGTTGCCGCCATGAAACTGGGGGCGGTGGACTATTTTTCCAAGCCTGCTCCACGTGAGCCCCTGATGGATGCGGTCAGCCTGGCGCTCAAGCGTTCGGCGAACTTGGCGACCAAACGAGCTATACAAAAAGAGGCGCACACCCGGGTTTCCTCGCTCACACAGCGCCAAATGGAGGTGCTGGAACTGCTGATTCGAGGGATGTCCAACCGTTCCGTGGCCCAAGCCTTGGGAGCGACAGAGGCAACAATCAAAATTCACCGCCGTCGGATTATGGAGAAGATGACCGCCGAATCGCTGCCGGAACTGGTGGCGATGGCGCGTGAGGCGGGGATAAAGGTCCCGTGGCAGATGACATTCCGCTCGGAACTGGTGACGGGCATGTCTTTGCGCTCCGCGGACTAG
- a CDS encoding LysR family transcriptional regulator — protein MDLRSLGVFVEVVRRGGFTAASSKVALTQPSISRVIKQLEEDIGQVLITRQHRSIVLTDAGKILFRHAQNLLRDHAALETELADLAGLKRGVLTLGIPPLSGTLFVPLIKRYKKTYPDIELVLFEKGSKATERALLAADMQLGTLILPLDSALYDSVPFFHDRLALAAPRHSHWATRESVKLKELKDEPFIIFPEDFALNDTVRNACAAAGFTPEIAASSSHFSLIAGLIDSGVGIALLPMSVVRGTNAVAVIRLEDPDIQWNIAIAWCRDFYLSHAAKALVNLVKAHPIDS, from the coding sequence ATGGATCTCCGTTCCCTGGGCGTGTTTGTCGAAGTGGTACGCCGCGGCGGCTTCACTGCGGCAAGTTCGAAGGTTGCGCTGACCCAGCCTTCCATCAGTCGCGTGATCAAGCAGCTTGAGGAAGACATCGGTCAGGTTTTGATCACCCGCCAGCATCGGTCCATCGTGCTCACGGACGCGGGAAAGATTCTCTTCCGACACGCCCAGAACCTCCTGCGTGACCACGCCGCACTGGAGACGGAGCTTGCGGATCTCGCTGGGTTAAAGCGAGGCGTGCTGACCCTCGGCATTCCACCCCTGAGCGGCACACTCTTTGTGCCACTCATCAAGCGTTACAAGAAGACCTACCCGGATATCGAGCTGGTTCTGTTCGAGAAAGGCTCAAAAGCCACGGAGCGAGCCCTCCTGGCTGCGGACATGCAACTGGGCACCCTCATCCTGCCCCTGGACTCGGCATTGTACGACTCCGTCCCCTTTTTCCATGATCGTCTCGCGCTTGCAGCGCCGCGCCATTCCCATTGGGCCACCCGGGAAAGTGTGAAGCTCAAGGAGCTTAAAGACGAGCCGTTTATCATCTTTCCAGAAGACTTCGCACTCAACGACACCGTGCGCAACGCCTGCGCCGCAGCGGGCTTTACGCCAGAGATCGCTGCCAGCAGCAGTCACTTCTCGCTGATTGCGGGGTTGATCGACAGCGGAGTCGGGATCGCCCTCCTTCCCATGTCCGTGGTCCGAGGGACCAACGCCGTAGCTGTCATCCGCCTTGAGGATCCCGATATTCAGTGGAATATCGCCATCGCGTGGTGCCGGGATTTTTACCTGTCGCACGCTGCCAAGGCCTTGGTCAATCTGGTGAAGGCGCATCCCATCGATTCCTGA
- a CDS encoding NCS2 family permease — translation MTPPGPASSGFLERRFQLSRHGTSVNREIIAGCTTFAAMAYILVVNPQILKDAGMPQAAVVTATALAAAGASLLMAFLANFPLALAPGMGINAFFAYTVCLTMGVPWQSALALVFVNGCIFLLLSVTGMRERIVNALPNSLKAAVCAGVGLFIGFIGLKNGGLVVGHPHTFVTLGDISNPSVALFGVGVLLTCVLVARGTPAAIIISMAVITVIGFFLPDGKGGNITQMPTSILSLPASIEPTFLKLDFTFLLKEPAKALPVILTLLLVDLFDNIGTLIGVTKRAGLMDKNGHVPGLPRALTADSLAAILSSLLGTSTVVSYIESATGVQAGGRTGLTSVVVAVLFLLALFLTPLILMIPGVAVAPALVVVGILMFESVSEIDLTRFEVSAPAILTLMAMPMTFSISTGIGIGLIALTVISLGTMNRKGKASAVTELHREFEEDPPARPRDLTPFTYALAIIFLLHFFEKWLFKVMEK, via the coding sequence ATGACGCCTCCCGGTCCCGCCTCCTCTGGTTTCCTCGAACGCCGCTTTCAGCTCTCGCGTCACGGCACATCGGTGAATCGCGAGATCATCGCTGGCTGCACCACCTTCGCGGCCATGGCCTACATCCTGGTGGTGAATCCGCAGATCCTCAAGGATGCAGGCATGCCCCAGGCCGCCGTGGTTACGGCCACGGCGCTGGCGGCCGCTGGAGCCAGCCTGTTGATGGCATTCCTGGCCAACTTCCCCCTCGCCCTCGCCCCGGGCATGGGGATCAATGCCTTCTTCGCCTACACCGTGTGCCTGACCATGGGCGTCCCGTGGCAGAGTGCCCTGGCGCTGGTGTTTGTGAATGGGTGCATCTTTCTGCTCCTCTCAGTGACAGGCATGCGGGAACGCATCGTCAACGCCCTGCCCAACTCTCTGAAGGCGGCAGTCTGCGCCGGCGTCGGGCTCTTCATAGGGTTCATTGGCTTGAAAAACGGCGGCCTCGTGGTGGGGCACCCGCACACGTTTGTGACCTTGGGTGACATCTCAAACCCTTCGGTGGCCCTCTTTGGCGTGGGCGTCCTGCTCACCTGTGTCCTGGTGGCCAGGGGCACCCCGGCGGCCATCATCATTTCAATGGCCGTGATCACCGTCATCGGCTTCTTCCTGCCGGACGGCAAAGGGGGCAACATCACCCAGATGCCAACCAGCATTCTGTCCCTGCCCGCCTCTATTGAACCCACCTTCCTGAAACTGGACTTCACCTTCCTCCTCAAAGAGCCGGCCAAGGCCCTGCCCGTCATCTTGACGCTGCTCCTCGTGGACCTCTTTGACAACATCGGCACGCTCATTGGGGTAACAAAACGCGCTGGACTGATGGACAAGAACGGTCACGTGCCCGGCCTGCCCAGGGCTCTGACCGCCGACTCCCTGGCGGCCATTCTCAGCTCTCTGCTGGGAACCTCCACTGTGGTCAGCTACATCGAGAGCGCCACCGGCGTGCAGGCGGGCGGACGCACCGGCCTGACCTCCGTGGTGGTGGCCGTGCTCTTCCTTCTGGCCCTGTTCCTGACTCCCCTCATCCTCATGATCCCCGGCGTGGCGGTTGCCCCCGCCCTGGTGGTGGTGGGCATCCTCATGTTTGAAAGCGTGAGCGAGATCGATCTCACCCGGTTCGAGGTATCCGCCCCCGCCATCCTCACCCTCATGGCCATGCCCATGACCTTCAGCATCAGCACCGGCATCGGCATCGGCCTCATCGCGCTCACCGTCATCTCCCTCGGCACCATGAACCGCAAGGGCAAGGCCTCCGCCGTGACAGAGCTCCATCGGGAGTTCGAGGAAGATCCGCCCGCCCGGCCTCGTGATCTGACGCCCTTCACCTACGCCCTGGCCATCATCTTCCTCCTGCACTTTTTTGAGAAGTGGCTCTTCAAGGTGATGGAAAAGTAA
- a CDS encoding molybdopterin-dependent oxidoreductase: MQLTINGNPAEVAPRPGQCLRTLLREQGWYGVKKGCDAGDCGACTVWVDDKPVHSCLYPAFRARDRRITTIEGLSPAEGPLHPMQEQFLAAQGFQCGFCTAGTIMTAAAKCCAMGAPMERVLKGNLCRCTGYRAIRDAIEGHRHVQEDLPGASVGRSLGSPLGPALVTGQARFTADEPPIPDLLHLKVVRSPHAHARVVAIRKEAALQVAGVHSIFTWEDVPLHRPFTSATHDDYHVDPDDTLMLDRVVRFVGQRVVLVAADSEQAAVLACDKIEVDYEILPAVFDPEEAMRPDAPILHQGKDAASRISHPERNVLREIHGENGSVAAGFEEADVTVENTYATHRQPHVTLETHNSLSYLTPDGRLHVRTSSQTPFLTKVKLVYLFNLYPENLHVYTERVGGGFGSKQEVLTEDLCVLVTLKTGRPARWEFTREEEFTATTTRHPFRVKVKLGARRDGTLTAMSMRVVTNTGAYGNHGGEVLGHSLNEAFAVYRCPNKQADGYAVYTNCVPSGAFRGYGLTQTAYAVECAMDELAAALQMPPITLRRKNMIQPGDTLLSIWPHPGDLEIGSYGLAGCLDLVEEALASGRGESLPLGHEWSTGQGLALAMLDCGPPTEHRSEARIDLLADGSYQVSIGSAEFGSGTLTVQRQIAATVLGCPVGSVRMVTADTDKTPYDTGTFASTGTLVGGGAVLAAAKVLKEQLLRLASRYTGQPVESCQLTGTAVACANHTLPLSELLTRAEQDGHRLSAVRRAYAAPRSVAFNVHGFRVAVHRITGQVRILQSVHAADAGQVLNPMQCRGQVEGGVAQGIGWVLTEDMQLTVEGRIANPTLRHFRIPGMADLPETEVYFAHTHDRIGPMGAKPMSESPVNPVAPALANAIANATGIRFTDLPLTAPRLYPALALPSTLPLLDIALS; this comes from the coding sequence ATGCAATTGACCATCAATGGCAATCCCGCCGAGGTGGCCCCGCGACCGGGACAATGCCTGAGAACTTTGCTCAGAGAGCAGGGTTGGTATGGAGTGAAGAAGGGGTGTGACGCGGGTGACTGCGGTGCCTGCACGGTCTGGGTGGATGACAAACCGGTACACAGTTGTCTCTACCCTGCCTTCCGGGCGAGGGATCGTCGTATCACCACTATCGAAGGGCTGTCCCCAGCAGAGGGCCCCCTGCATCCGATGCAGGAGCAGTTCCTGGCAGCCCAGGGGTTCCAGTGTGGATTTTGCACTGCGGGCACCATCATGACGGCTGCCGCAAAATGCTGTGCCATGGGCGCTCCTATGGAGAGGGTCCTGAAAGGGAACCTCTGCCGATGCACTGGCTACCGGGCCATTCGAGATGCCATAGAAGGACATCGTCACGTGCAGGAAGACTTGCCCGGTGCCAGCGTGGGACGCAGCCTGGGCAGCCCGCTGGGCCCCGCTCTGGTCACGGGTCAGGCCCGCTTCACGGCCGACGAGCCCCCAATTCCTGATCTGTTGCATCTGAAGGTGGTGCGCTCTCCCCATGCCCATGCCCGGGTGGTGGCCATCCGGAAAGAGGCCGCCCTGCAAGTGGCAGGAGTGCACAGCATCTTCACATGGGAGGATGTGCCGTTGCACCGGCCTTTCACCAGCGCCACGCATGATGACTACCACGTGGACCCGGATGACACCCTCATGCTGGACCGGGTAGTGAGATTCGTCGGGCAACGTGTCGTACTGGTGGCGGCCGACTCGGAACAGGCGGCAGTTCTCGCCTGCGACAAGATTGAGGTGGACTACGAGATTTTGCCTGCCGTGTTTGATCCCGAGGAGGCCATGCGCCCCGATGCTCCGATCCTGCACCAAGGCAAAGACGCCGCCTCACGCATCTCCCACCCGGAGCGCAATGTGCTGCGGGAGATCCACGGCGAGAATGGCAGCGTGGCCGCCGGGTTCGAGGAAGCGGACGTCACCGTGGAGAACACCTATGCCACGCACCGGCAGCCCCACGTGACACTGGAGACGCACAACAGCCTGAGCTACCTCACGCCTGACGGGCGCCTGCATGTGCGCACCAGCAGCCAGACCCCCTTCCTGACCAAGGTGAAGCTGGTGTACCTGTTTAACCTCTATCCCGAGAATCTGCACGTGTACACCGAGCGGGTCGGCGGCGGCTTCGGCAGCAAGCAAGAGGTGCTCACAGAGGATCTCTGCGTGCTGGTGACGCTCAAGACAGGACGCCCCGCCCGTTGGGAGTTTACCCGGGAGGAGGAGTTCACCGCCACCACCACGCGGCATCCTTTCCGTGTGAAGGTGAAACTTGGCGCACGACGCGATGGCACGCTCACGGCCATGAGCATGCGGGTGGTCACCAACACAGGCGCCTACGGCAATCACGGCGGCGAGGTACTGGGCCATTCGCTCAACGAGGCCTTTGCCGTGTATCGCTGCCCCAACAAGCAGGCCGATGGCTACGCTGTTTACACAAACTGCGTCCCTTCAGGAGCTTTTCGGGGATACGGCCTCACCCAGACCGCCTACGCCGTGGAGTGTGCCATGGATGAGCTGGCCGCCGCCCTGCAGATGCCCCCCATCACCCTCCGCAGGAAGAACATGATCCAGCCCGGCGACACGCTCCTGAGCATCTGGCCTCATCCAGGTGATCTGGAGATTGGCAGCTACGGCCTTGCGGGATGCCTTGATCTGGTGGAAGAGGCGCTCGCCAGCGGTCGCGGAGAGTCCCTTCCGCTGGGCCACGAATGGAGCACCGGGCAAGGGCTGGCACTTGCGATGCTGGACTGCGGACCTCCCACGGAGCATCGCTCTGAGGCTCGCATTGATCTCCTCGCGGACGGGTCCTACCAGGTCTCCATTGGGTCCGCGGAGTTCGGCAGTGGCACGCTCACAGTGCAGCGGCAGATTGCCGCGACTGTTTTGGGGTGCCCTGTCGGATCAGTCAGAATGGTCACAGCGGATACGGACAAGACACCCTACGACACTGGCACCTTTGCCAGCACTGGCACACTGGTGGGCGGCGGCGCAGTGCTTGCGGCCGCCAAGGTGTTGAAGGAGCAACTCCTCCGGCTCGCCAGTCGCTACACGGGACAACCGGTTGAGTCCTGCCAGCTCACAGGGACCGCTGTCGCTTGCGCGAACCATACCCTTCCTTTGAGTGAATTGCTGACCCGGGCCGAGCAGGACGGGCATCGGCTCAGCGCCGTCCGCCGCGCCTACGCCGCCCCCAGATCGGTGGCATTCAATGTCCACGGTTTCCGCGTGGCAGTGCACCGCATCACCGGTCAGGTCCGCATCTTGCAGAGCGTGCATGCCGCAGATGCCGGGCAGGTGCTCAATCCCATGCAATGCCGCGGGCAGGTGGAAGGCGGCGTGGCTCAGGGCATAGGTTGGGTGCTCACAGAGGACATGCAACTCACTGTAGAGGGTCGCATCGCCAACCCCACGCTGCGCCATTTCCGCATCCCGGGCATGGCGGACCTTCCCGAGACGGAGGTGTACTTTGCGCACACACACGACCGCATCGGACCTATGGGGGCCAAGCCCATGAGTGAAAGCCCGGTCAACCCCGTGGCCCCGGCCCTGGCCAATGCCATAGCCAATGCGACCGGCATCCGCTTCACCGATCTACCTCTCACGGCTCCACGACTGTACCCGGCGCTTGCCCTCCCTTCCACTTTACCTTTACTAGACATCGCCCTCTCATGA
- a CDS encoding nucleotidyltransferase family protein, which produces MKNCSHRFGVLVLAAGASRRMGRPKALLPWGDGTVLAHHQDVWSFAGARQVVAVVDPANDLVAVELKRLNWANVIANDHPEDGMMSSLRAAAGWPHWRKGLQSVVVILVDQPQFPCSAAQDLLDLAAHHVDEICQPQCEGRRGHPVVLPYQVFAGLASTPAATLRDYLREIHVPRRVLELASSWWLDDMNVPGAYERILGLSAESGRLA; this is translated from the coding sequence GTGAAAAATTGCAGCCATCGTTTTGGGGTTCTCGTGCTGGCTGCTGGGGCCTCCCGGCGGATGGGACGTCCCAAAGCGTTGCTCCCATGGGGAGATGGGACGGTGCTGGCGCATCATCAGGACGTGTGGAGCTTTGCAGGGGCCCGGCAGGTTGTGGCGGTCGTTGATCCCGCCAATGACCTGGTGGCGGTTGAGCTGAAGCGCTTGAACTGGGCGAATGTGATTGCGAACGATCATCCGGAGGATGGCATGATGTCCTCCTTGCGTGCCGCTGCCGGCTGGCCGCATTGGCGGAAGGGGCTCCAAAGTGTGGTGGTGATCTTGGTGGATCAGCCGCAGTTTCCATGCTCCGCTGCTCAAGACCTCCTGGATCTGGCGGCGCATCATGTTGACGAGATCTGCCAGCCTCAATGCGAAGGTCGCCGAGGGCACCCGGTGGTGTTGCCGTATCAGGTCTTCGCTGGTCTGGCATCGACTCCCGCGGCCACGCTGCGGGACTATTTGCGGGAGATTCACGTCCCCAGGCGAGTGCTTGAGCTGGCGTCCAGTTGGTGGCTGGACGACATGAATGTGCCAGGGGCGTATGAGCGGATCTTGGGACTCAGCGCTGAAAGTGGGAGACTGGCTTGA